The DNA region GCGCGCAAATGGGTGCGGAGGTGATCCGCGTCGATCACAAGGCGGGCGGGCTGGATTACAACCGCTATATGCTCACCCGCGAGGGGCGCTCACTCTCGTGGGAGAACCTCAACCGCGCCAAGAAGTCGGTCGCGCTTGATCTGCAATCGGGCGCGGGGCGGGAACTGCTGGTGGAGCTAGCGGGCAGCGTCGGCCAATGCATCACCAACCTGCCGGAGCAGAGCTTCCTCAGCCACGCCGCGATGGCCGCCAAGCGCACGGACATGATCTCGCTTCGCGTGATGGGCTGGCACGATGGGCGCCAGGCGATGGACTTCACCGTGAACGCCGCAGCCGGATACCCGCTCATGACTGGGCCGGAGGAATGGGATGCTGCCAGCGCCCCGCCAGTCAACCAAGTGCTCCCGGCGTGGGACTTCATCACCGGAGCCTACGGCGCGTTCGCCATGCTCGCCGCTCTGCGCCACCGCGACCGCACCGGAGAGGGCAACGAAGTGCGCCTGCCGCTCGGCGATGTTGCCATCGGCACAATGGCGAATGCCGGGCTGATGGCCGAAGTGCTCTATCGCGGGTCCGATCGCGAGCGGCTCGGCAATGCGATCTGGGGCGCGTTCGGGCGGGATTTCCGCAGCCGTGACGGCGTGCGCTTCATGGTCGCCGCGCTCACGCCCAAGCAGTGGGGCGGGCTGGTGAAAGCCTTCCGATTGCAGGACGGGATCGCCGCCTTGGAAGCCGAATGCGGCGTGCGCTTTGCCGATGGCGACACTCCCCGCTTCCAGCACCGCGCGGCGCTGTTCGCGCTGTTCCAGACCGCGGCGGATGGCATGGATTATGCGCAGCTCGAAGCGCGCATGGCGGCGGAGGGCTGCACCTTCGAACGCTATCGCACCGCCTACGAAGCCGCGAGTGATCCAGTGCTGGTGGCAAGCAACCCCCTGTTCGGCCCCGCGCCCGCCAACCCTTCCGGCTTCGATTACCCCGCCACCCGCAGCTTCGCGAACCTGCCGGGCCGCGCGGCAGGTGACCCCGCGCCCGCGCCCTACCTTGGGGAGCATTCGGAAGAGGTGCTCAGCGAGAAGCTGGGCCTCTCCTCGGGCGCGATTGGCAAGCTGGTCGACGCGGGGACTGTGGCTTTGAGTGACAAGGAATGACCATGACCAGACGTGCCGCCATCTGCACCCCGCTCCGCACCCCGGTGGGCAAGTTCCTCGGCGGGCTTTCCAGCATGAACGCGGGCCAATTGGGCGCGGTGATCCTGAAGGCGCTGATGGAGCGCAGCGGCATCGATCCCACACGGGTGGACGATGTGGTGTTCAGCCAGGGCTACGGCAATGGCGAGGCGCCGGCGATTGGCCACTGGGCGTGGCTGGCGGCGGCTCTGCCCATCGAGGTGCCCGGCTTCCAGCTGGATCGCCGTTGCGGTTCCGGCGTGCAGGCTGTCGCGACTGCGGCGATGATGGTCGAAACCGGGATGGCCGATGTCGTGGTCGCTGGCGGCGTCGAGAGCATGTCGAACGTCGAACACTACACGCTGGCTGCGCGCGGTGGTGTTCGAATGGGCGACATGGTGCTGCATGACCGCCTCAGCCGGGGCCGGGTGATGAGCCAGCCGGTCGAGCGTTTCGGGGTCATCACCGGGATGATCGAGACCGCCGAAAACCTCGCCAAGGATTACGACATCACCCGTGAGGAGGCGGACGCCTTCGCGGTGCGCTCGCACCAGAACGCGGCCAAAGCGTGGGCGGAAGG from uncultured Erythrobacter sp. includes:
- a CDS encoding CoA transferase; translated protein: MYNLLNDLSIVEVSSFVASPTAGLYCAQMGAEVIRVDHKAGGLDYNRYMLTREGRSLSWENLNRAKKSVALDLQSGAGRELLVELAGSVGQCITNLPEQSFLSHAAMAAKRTDMISLRVMGWHDGRQAMDFTVNAAAGYPLMTGPEEWDAASAPPVNQVLPAWDFITGAYGAFAMLAALRHRDRTGEGNEVRLPLGDVAIGTMANAGLMAEVLYRGSDRERLGNAIWGAFGRDFRSRDGVRFMVAALTPKQWGGLVKAFRLQDGIAALEAECGVRFADGDTPRFQHRAALFALFQTAADGMDYAQLEARMAAEGCTFERYRTAYEAASDPVLVASNPLFGPAPANPSGFDYPATRSFANLPGRAAGDPAPAPYLGEHSEEVLSEKLGLSSGAIGKLVDAGTVALSDKE